The Burkholderia mayonis DNA window GATCGCGGCGGCGTAGTTCGGCCGTGGTGCGGTGAAACGCGCTCGTGTGGCGCCGGCAGAGGGCGGTGCGGCTGCGCCCGCGCGCGGAAGCGCCGGCCTTATCCCTCCGCGCTTGCCTCGATTGTCTCGACCGGCACATCCGCATGCCGCCGCTCGTGCTCGAGCAGCCACCGCTTGCGCTCGATTCCGCCGCCGTAGCCCGTGAGCGAGCCGTCCTTGCCGATGATCCGATGGCACGGCACGATGATCGAGATGCGGTTCGCGCCGTTCGCCGCGGCAACCGCGCGCACGGCGAGCGGGCTGCCGAGCTTGCGCGCCTGCTGCTGATACGCCGCGGTGCGTCCGTACGGCACGGTCAGCAGTTGCCGCCACGCGGCGCGCTGGAACGCGGTGCCGGGCGCGTCGAGCGCGACGTCGAAGCGCTGCCGCCTGCCAGTGAAGTATTCGGCGATCTCCCGCTGCGCTTGCCGCGTGTGCCGATTCTCGCCGACGAGCACGCGCGCGCCGAGCAAACGCTCGAGATCGGCGAATTCGGCCGCGAGCGTGCGGCGATCGACGAATTCGAGCAGGCAGACGCCCTTGTCCGTCGCGCCGACGAACATCGGGCCGAGCGGCGTCGTAAAGCGGGCAGTGACGATCGTGTTCGTATGAGCGCCTTGCATCGGCGTGTCTCCGAGAATTTTCCTGAACGTGTGTGCGAAGCCGCTCAGCGAGCCGTAGCCGGCGTCGACTGCGGCATCGGTCGTGCGGGCGCCGTCCCGCATCGTCTGTCGCGCGGCGTCGATCCTGAGCATCCGCTGGTATGCGTGAAACGTCATCCCGTAGTGCCGCGCGAACCAGCGGCGCAGGCTTTCCGGGCCGATGCCGTGCGCACGCAGCGCGTCGTCGGAGATCCGTTCGTGCGGATGCGCATCGACGAGCGCGAGCGCCCGCGCGACGGCGGGCGGCGGCTCGCTCGCCGGGCGCGTCGGCCGGCAGATCTTGCACGGGCGATAGCCGGCCGCGAGCGCGTCGTCGAGCGTCGTGAAGAATTCGACGTTCTCGCGCTTCGGCTTGCGCGCGCGGCAGGTCGAGATGCAGAACACCGACGTCGTCTTCACGCCGACGAAGAACGTGCCCGCGTATTCGGGCGACCGTTCGACGAGCGCACGGTAATAGACGTCGATCCGCCGCGGGTCGGCGATGCGCATGGCAGGCTCCAGCGAATGCGATGGAACGACGATAGCGCGCGTCGCGCGCGGGCGGCAACCGAAAATCGGACGAGTATTTTTTCGGGCCGGACGGCGTCCGATGTGTCACGCTTTTGGCGTCAGGCGTCAGGCGTCAGGCGTCAGGCGTCGGATGTCGTGCGTCGTGCATCACGCGTCGCGAAACAGCCGTTCGCAGACGAAATCGACGAACACTCTCACCTTCGGCGACAACTGCCGATTCGACGGCCACAGGATCGAGAACTGTCCGGGGCCGATCCGATAATCGTCGAGCACGGTCGTGAGCGCACCTTCGGCGAGCGCGTCGCGTGCGAGGAAGTCCGGCATGTAGCCGATGCCGAATCCCGCCATCACCGCGGCGCGCAGCGCCTCCATGTTGTTGCACGTCATCGCCGTGTGCAGGTTCGGCGGCTCGCAGCCGTCGGCGAGCAGCGCCCACGGCTGCAGCTTGCCCGTCGTCGGAAAGCGGTAGCGCACGCACGCGTGCGCGTCGAGGTCGCGCAGCGTGCGCGGCGTGCCCGCCAGCGCGAGATACGCGGGCGATGCGCACAGCACGAAGCAGAACGGACCGAGGCGGCGTGACATCAGGCTTGAATCGCTGAGCGCGCCGCTCCTGATCACCGCGTCGAAGCCGCCTTCGACGACGTCGACGAGCCGGTCGTTGAAATCGAGATCCAGCTCGACGTCCGGATAGCGGCGCTTGAATTCCGGCAAGACGGGCAGCAGGAACCGGTAGCCGATCACGGGCAGGCTCACGCGCAACCGGCCGCGCGGCGTCTGCGCGCTCTGCGACACGGTCGCCTCCGCGTCGCGCAGCTCTTCGAGCACGCGGTGGCAGCGCTCGTAGAAGTGGCGTCCTTCGTCGGTCAGCATGACCTTGCGTGTCGTCCGGTGAAAGAGCCGCACGCCGAGCGTGCGCTCGAGCTTCGCGATCGTCTTGCCGACCGCCGACGCCGACACGCCGAGCTTGCGCCCGGCCGCGACGAAGCTGAGCGTCTCCGCCGTGCGCACGAACGCGACGATGCCATTCAGGTTGTCCATATCGCTCCGAGTCTCTTCGTTCGCTGAAATTCAGGAATTGAAATCAGCAATATACGGAATCTTGCGTTGTTTTTCGTCGATTGAATCCGGATTATCGTTCGTCGCTCTGCCGGCTTGCTCGCCGCGCCCGCCGCGGCGCGGCGACGACCGACGCTTTCCGAACGGAGCGATGACGATGGATCGATCTTTTTCTGCCGCGCGGCTCGCGATACTCGCGGCCGTCTGTCTTGCCGCGCTCGCGCTGCCGCTCGGCTTTTCGGGCGGCGCGGTCGCGACGCCCGCGATCGGCCGCGATCTCGGCGGCGGCCCGATCGCGATGAGCTGGATCACGAACGCGTTCATGCTGACGTTCGGCAGCCTGCTGATGGCGGCGGGCGCGCTCGCCGACCAGTTCGGCCGCAAGCGCGTGTTCGCGCTCGGCGTCGGCGGCTTCACCGCGTGCTCGCTCGCGCTCGGCTTCGCGCCGTCGATCGTCGTCGTCGATCTTCTGCGCGCGGCGCAAGGCGTCGCGGCGGCGGCGGCGCTCGCGGGCGGCACGGCCGCGCTCGCGCAGGAATTCGACGGCGCCGCGCGCACCCGCGCGTTCAGCCTGCTCGGCACGACGTTCGGGCTCGGGCTTGCATTCGGGCCGGTGCTCGCGGGCGTGCTGATCGAGCGCTTCGGCTGGCGCGCGATCTTCGCGACCGGCGCGGCGGCCGGCGCGCTGTCGCTCGCGGTCGGCGTGCCGCGGATGCGCGAATCGCGCGATCCGAACGCGCAAGGCCTCGACTGGGCGGGGACGCTCGCGTTCACCGCGATGCTGTCGAGCCTCACGTTCGGCGTGATCCAGGCGCCTGAAAGCGGCTGGGCGAGCCCACTCGTCGCGGGGCTGCTCGCGGGCGCGGCGCTTTTCGCGATCGCGTTCGCGGCGATCGAGACGCGCGTCGCGCGGCCGATGCTCGACCTGGCGCTGTTTCGCTACCCGCGCTTCGTCGGCGTGCAGGTGCTGCCGATCGCGACCTGCTGCTGCTACATCGTGCTGCTCGTCGTGCTGCCGCTGCGCTTCATCGGCGTCGACGGCTTCAGCGAAGTCGACGCAGGCTGGCTGATGCTCGCGCTGTCGGCGCCGATGCTCGTCGTGCCGATGATCGCCGCGACGCTCACGCGCCGGATGTCGGCGGGCGTGATCTCGGGCATCGGCCTTGTGATCGCCGCCGCGGGCCTCTGGTGGCTGGGCCGCGCGCTGCACGACGGCGCGGGTCCCGCGGCGATCGCGCCGATGCTTGCGATCGGCGTCGGCGCGGGGATGCCGTGGGGGCTGATGGACGGCTTGTCGGTGAGCGTCGTGCCGAAGGCGCGCGCCGGGATGGCGACGGGGATTTTCAGCACGACGCGGGTCGCGGGCGAGGGGATCGCGCTCGCGATCGTCAATGCGATCCTGGCGACGTTCGCGCAGTCGCACGTGCGTTCGGCGACAGCGTCGCTCGCCGCGCCGGCCGCCGTGCACGAGGCCGCCGCGCGGCTCGCGACGGGCGATCTCGCGCATGCAGCCGCACTGTTGCCGGGCGTCGCGCGCGCGACGCTGCGGCAAAGCTATGCGGCAGCGTTCGGCAGCGTGCTCGAAGGGCTGACGGTCGTCACGCTGTTGTGCGCGCTCGCCGCGTTCGCGTTCCTGAGCCGGACCCGCGCGCATGAAGAGCCGGCGGCCGGACCCGCTCGGCAGCCGCGCACGCTGACGCTCGATCGCGAATGCGGTTGAGTCGACGCGACGATCGCCCGGCCGACTTGGTGTGAAGAGCGTGCGGCCAATGAATGATGCGACGACGATTGACGCGACGATGGAAGACGTGCGCCCTGCGAACGAGGTGCGCGAGATGAGACTCTACGTCGCACTGCGCCGAGTCGCGCCTAGTGCCGCGACGCGACGACGCGACGATGTGACGACGCGCGAGCCGCTCGCCCGCTCGACCGATTCGACATCCCAGTCGCAAGAACGCCCGGCGGATCCGCATCGAGACGCGAATCCACCGAGCCGGGCCAAGCCGTTCATGCGACGCGTATCGGTCGCGCATCGCCCGCGTGCGGGATCAGAAGAACCCGAGCGGCTTCTCGCTGTAGCTGACGAGCAGATTCTTCGTCTGCTGGTAGTGGTCGAGCATCATCTTGTGCGTCTCGCGGCCGATCCCCGACTGCTTGTAGCCGCCGAACGCCGCGTGCGCCGGATACGCGTGATAGCAGTTCGTCCACACGCGGCCCGCCTGGATGCCGCGGCCGACGCGGTATGCGCGGTTGCCGTCGCGTGTCCAGACGCCCGCGCCCAGGCCGTACAGCGTGTCGTTCGCGATCTCGAGCGCCTCTTCCTCGGACTTGAACGTCGTTACCGCAAGCACCGGCCCGAAGATCTCTTCCTGGAAGATGCGCATCTTGTTGTGGCCGCGAAACACGGTCGGCTTCACGTAATAGCCTTCCGACAGCTCGCCGCCGAGCACGTTGCGCTCGCCGCCCGTCAGGCACTGCGCGCCTTCCTTGCGGCCGATGTCGATGTACGACAGGATCTTTTCGAGCTGCTCGGACGACGCCTGCGCGCCGATCATCGTCTGCGCGTCGAGCGGGTGGCCTTGCTTGATCGATTCGACGCGCTTGAGCGCGCGCTCCATGAAGCGCTCGTAGATGCTCTCCTCGACGAGCGCGCGCGACGGGCACGTGCAGACCTCGCCCTGGTTGAGCGCGAACATCGCGAAGCCTTCGAGCGCCTTGTCGAAGTAGCTGTCGTCGCGGTCCATCACGTCGGCGAAGAAGATGTTCGGGCTCTTGCCGCCGAGCTCGAGCGTGACGGGGATCAGGTTCTCGCTTGCGTACTGCATGATGAGGCGGCCCGTCGACGTCTCGCCCGTGAACGCGATCTTCGCGATCCGCTTGCTCGACGCAAGCGGCTTGCCTGCCTCGAGCCCGAAGCCGTTGACGATGTTGAGCACGCCGGGCGGCAGCAGATCCTGGATCAGCTCGGCGAACACGAGGATCGACGCGGGCGTCTGCTCGGCCGGCTTCAGCACGACGCAGTTGCCGGCCGCGATCGCGGGCGCGAGCTTCCACGCGGCCATCAGGAGCGGGAAGTTCCACGGGATGATCTGGCCGACGACGCCGAGCGGCTCGTGGAAGTGATAGGCGACCATGTCGCCGCCGATGTCGGCGATCGAGCCTTCCTGCGCGCGGATGCAGCCCGCGAAGTAGCGGAAGTGGTCGATCGCGAGCGGCACGTCGGCCGCGGTCGTCTCGCGCAGCGGCTTGCCGTTGTCGATCGTCTCGGCGACCGCGAGACGCGCGAGGTTCGCCTCCATCCGGTCGGCGATCTTGAGCAGCACGTTCGCGCGCTCGCCCGCGCTCGCCGCGGCCCAGCCGGCTTTCGCGGCGTGCGCGGCGTCGAGCGCGAGCTCGACATCCGCTGCGCGCGAGCGAGGGATCGCGGTGAACGGCTGGCCGGTCACGGGCGAGACGTTGTCGAAATACTCGCCGCCGACCGGGGCGACCCATTCGCCGCCGATGAAATTCCCGTATTGCTTGCGGTACGGAAATTCGATGTTCAGGTGTTGCATGTCCGCGTGATTCATCGTTGCTCCTCGCATGTCGGTATCGGTGATGCGTCGCGCGACGTGCGCGACGCCCGTCGTTACGCCAAAACCGTGCCAGCCGGCTGCGCGGCGGTGCATCGGGGCCCCGGCGCGGGGCTCGGCGCGCGGGCGCCGCCGCCTGGCGCGCGCGACTGCGCCGTCGTTGAACAGCCGCCGCATGCGGATTGTTCAAATGCGGCGCAGCGCGAAGACGAGACCGGCGATTTTGGCGACGCTACGCTTCGGCATGGGAATTGCGTAATCGAACGGATCGTTTCAGCTTCAGCGACGCAAAAGAGGGCGCGATGGATCACGAGCACACCGGCGCCGAGACGACGGCGGAGGACACGGGGCGCAGCGCGGACGGCGACGGCACGGCCGGGCGCGCCGTCGTCAGCGTCGCGCACGACGCCGACGAGCAGGCGCGCAACCTGATCGGCTGGCGCCAGACCTACGACCAGCTCGCGGCGGGCCGCTTCGTCGGCACGCTGACCGAGCTGCCGCTCGACACGATGAAGGTGTTTCGGGAGACGACGAGCCACACGCTGCGGCAGGCGTGCGAGGTGCGCGGGGACGCGTACTGGTTCGGCATTCCGGTCGCGCGCGACGGCGCGGCGCGCATCGACGCGCGGCCGATCGCCGCCGATGCGCTCGCGTTCCGGCCCGGCAACGTCGAATTCGAGCTGTTGACGCCCGCGCAATTCTCGATCTACGGGCTGGTCGTGCGCGGTGCGGTGCTGCGCCGCTACGCGGAGGAGGTCGAGCGCTGCGGGCTCGACGAGCGGTTGCCGCTCGTGCCCGTCGTGCGCGTCGGCGAGGCGCGGCTCACGCGGCTTTGCGCGCTGCTCGCCCAGCGGCTCGACGACGCGGACGCGATGAGCGCGGCGGGCGCGCCGCTGTCCGACTGCGCGCGCAACGACTTGCAGGCGGAAGTGCTCGCGGCGCTGTTCGACCTGTGCGTGTCGCCTGCCGCCGACGTGACCGTCGAGCATTCGTCGCGGCGGCGCAAGATCGTCGCGGCCGCGCGCGACTACGTGCTTGCGCATCGTTCGCGGCCCGTCGGCGTGCCCGAGCTGTGCGAGCAGCTGCACGTGAGCCGGCGCACGCTGCAGTACTGCTTCCAGGACGTGCTCGGGATGGCGCCCGCGACCTACCTGCGCGCGCTGCGGCTGAACGGCGTGCGGCGCGACCTGCGCGGACGCGCGGCGGATTCGGTGCAGGACGTCGCGGCCGCGTGGGGGTTCTGGCATTTGAGCCAGTTCGCGACCGACTATCGGCGGATGTTCGGCGCACGGCCGTCCGAGACCTTGCGCGACGCGCTCGCTTGCTGAAAAAGGACGGTTGCGAGCGGGGCGGCTGGCGCTTGTGCCGGCTTGACGCGGCATCGCACGATGCGGCGGCTTGCTTGCGATGCCGGGCGAGTGAGATGTCGGCGGATTGCCGTCACTTGCGCGACGAAGCGCGGCAGCAGCGGATCGCATGGCGCTTGTGGAAAGGCGGCAAGCAAGTACTATCGCAAGCGTGCCCGACCGTGCGTACCGGCGCCCGCGCGCTGCTCCGTGCTCATCG harbors:
- a CDS encoding LysR family transcriptional regulator, with the translated sequence MDNLNGIVAFVRTAETLSFVAAGRKLGVSASAVGKTIAKLERTLGVRLFHRTTRKVMLTDEGRHFYERCHRVLEELRDAEATVSQSAQTPRGRLRVSLPVIGYRFLLPVLPEFKRRYPDVELDLDFNDRLVDVVEGGFDAVIRSGALSDSSLMSRRLGPFCFVLCASPAYLALAGTPRTLRDLDAHACVRYRFPTTGKLQPWALLADGCEPPNLHTAMTCNNMEALRAAVMAGFGIGYMPDFLARDALAEGALTTVLDDYRIGPGQFSILWPSNRQLSPKVRVFVDFVCERLFRDA
- a CDS encoding bifunctional transcriptional activator/DNA repair enzyme AdaA — protein: MRIADPRRIDVYYRALVERSPEYAGTFFVGVKTTSVFCISTCRARKPKRENVEFFTTLDDALAAGYRPCKICRPTRPASEPPPAVARALALVDAHPHERISDDALRAHGIGPESLRRWFARHYGMTFHAYQRMLRIDAARQTMRDGARTTDAAVDAGYGSLSGFAHTFRKILGDTPMQGAHTNTIVTARFTTPLGPMFVGATDKGVCLLEFVDRRTLAAEFADLERLLGARVLVGENRHTRQAQREIAEYFTGRRQRFDVALDAPGTAFQRAAWRQLLTVPYGRTAAYQQQARKLGSPLAVRAVAAANGANRISIIVPCHRIIGKDGSLTGYGGGIERKRWLLEHERRHADVPVETIEASAEG
- the adh gene encoding aldehyde dehydrogenase, with translation MNHADMQHLNIEFPYRKQYGNFIGGEWVAPVGGEYFDNVSPVTGQPFTAIPRSRAADVELALDAAHAAKAGWAAASAGERANVLLKIADRMEANLARLAVAETIDNGKPLRETTAADVPLAIDHFRYFAGCIRAQEGSIADIGGDMVAYHFHEPLGVVGQIIPWNFPLLMAAWKLAPAIAAGNCVVLKPAEQTPASILVFAELIQDLLPPGVLNIVNGFGLEAGKPLASSKRIAKIAFTGETSTGRLIMQYASENLIPVTLELGGKSPNIFFADVMDRDDSYFDKALEGFAMFALNQGEVCTCPSRALVEESIYERFMERALKRVESIKQGHPLDAQTMIGAQASSEQLEKILSYIDIGRKEGAQCLTGGERNVLGGELSEGYYVKPTVFRGHNKMRIFQEEIFGPVLAVTTFKSEEEALEIANDTLYGLGAGVWTRDGNRAYRVGRGIQAGRVWTNCYHAYPAHAAFGGYKQSGIGRETHKMMLDHYQQTKNLLVSYSEKPLGFF
- a CDS encoding helix-turn-helix domain-containing protein — protein: MDHEHTGAETTAEDTGRSADGDGTAGRAVVSVAHDADEQARNLIGWRQTYDQLAAGRFVGTLTELPLDTMKVFRETTSHTLRQACEVRGDAYWFGIPVARDGAARIDARPIAADALAFRPGNVEFELLTPAQFSIYGLVVRGAVLRRYAEEVERCGLDERLPLVPVVRVGEARLTRLCALLAQRLDDADAMSAAGAPLSDCARNDLQAEVLAALFDLCVSPAADVTVEHSSRRRKIVAAARDYVLAHRSRPVGVPELCEQLHVSRRTLQYCFQDVLGMAPATYLRALRLNGVRRDLRGRAADSVQDVAAAWGFWHLSQFATDYRRMFGARPSETLRDALAC
- a CDS encoding MFS transporter; the protein is MTMDRSFSAARLAILAAVCLAALALPLGFSGGAVATPAIGRDLGGGPIAMSWITNAFMLTFGSLLMAAGALADQFGRKRVFALGVGGFTACSLALGFAPSIVVVDLLRAAQGVAAAAALAGGTAALAQEFDGAARTRAFSLLGTTFGLGLAFGPVLAGVLIERFGWRAIFATGAAAGALSLAVGVPRMRESRDPNAQGLDWAGTLAFTAMLSSLTFGVIQAPESGWASPLVAGLLAGAALFAIAFAAIETRVARPMLDLALFRYPRFVGVQVLPIATCCCYIVLLVVLPLRFIGVDGFSEVDAGWLMLALSAPMLVVPMIAATLTRRMSAGVISGIGLVIAAAGLWWLGRALHDGAGPAAIAPMLAIGVGAGMPWGLMDGLSVSVVPKARAGMATGIFSTTRVAGEGIALAIVNAILATFAQSHVRSATASLAAPAAVHEAAARLATGDLAHAAALLPGVARATLRQSYAAAFGSVLEGLTVVTLLCALAAFAFLSRTRAHEEPAAGPARQPRTLTLDRECG